From Pectinophora gossypiella chromosome 18, ilPecGoss1.1, whole genome shotgun sequence, one genomic window encodes:
- the LOC126374918 gene encoding exocyst complex component 5, protein MMNQYIKELEQDPFDPDEFVERMVRRSMQESRLEDDQFDPEMIHDIFTQAIQDLKVLQERQERKCARLEQAVQEEEKLYGAKLSEIMDQHTHCVNVFSSLDERMSRCGGRALDVGEKLGAARAPRARAAAARDLLSHLAHFLSPGPVVTPLFNDQSKLNEAADVIQKLHTIAQELPPDKFEVAKKKIEAKYDEIERNLIEEFVKAQNQGNINKMKDIANLMTNFKGYSQCVDAFIETCQMNTLLGKDIFAAVLPLCKKNYTVISTVFPNPDQVMSKFVLNIFHLKLQKYIQTKLADKNDVEKYLRNLFEMYTSTQRVCDELVTAGLVSADSNASMGDLRREALVNGAMAGANDGYAALETRRLRAAMSTALNAYYNEKQHVKKQIQGGGFQELRRDLQAVIGTRANINIAQIENYGGETFLSEQLVQKMLNDAKTSFLRCKTLCTANELAGTTVALLEVLIQHLLVEHVDYALDLGLQSIPIAESKSPPQIHFFDTIKQANKIVRMFEEHFQESVLPCLGTASKQNECVNKKTTILDQLENKLDAGLERAIAAIVGWVKIHLQTEQKKTDFKPEGDIDTLASQACLTVVSYLNSVMDKIHGGLEGDNLNAATLELAVRLHRVIYEHLQNFQFNSAGAMIAICDVKEYRSAVCGRGPRAAPAPAHALFDALHALCNLLLVKPENLHQVCEGETLAELDHSILLNFIQLRSDYKSHKLASFLKGLA, encoded by the exons ATGATGAACCAATATATAAAAGAGCTAGAGCAG GATCCTTTCGATCCTGACGAGTTTGTAGAACGAATGGTGCGCCGGAGCATGCAGGAATCCCGGCTGGAGGATGATCAGTTTGACCCAGAAATGATACATGACATATTCACTCAAGCCATTCAGGACCTGAAG GTACTACAAGAGAGACAGGAAAGGAAATGTGCAAGACTAGAGCAAGCGGtgcaagaagaagaaaaattatATGGAGCAAAACTCTCGGAAATCATGGACCAACATACT CATTGTGTAAATGTGTTCAGTTCCCTGGACGAGAGGATGTCGCGGTGTGGTGGTCGTGCCCTGGATGTAGGCGAGAAGCTCGGGGCTGCCCGAGCACCACGAGCAAGGGCGGCGGCAGCCAGAGACCTGCTGTCACATCTAGCTCACTTCCTCAGTCCTGGACCAGTCGTTACTCCACTTTTCAATGATCAAAGTAAA TTAAATGAAGCAGCAGATGTCATACAGAAGCTACATACAATCGCCCAAGAGCTGCCTCCAGACAAGTTTGAAGTAGCCAAGAAGAAGATAGAGGCAAAATACGATGAAATTGAGAGGAACTTGATTGAAGAGTTTGTAAAGGCCCAGAATCAGGGAAATATAAACAAGATGAAGGATATTGCCAACCTTATGACCAATTTCAAGGGTTATTCCCAGTGTGTTGACGCTTTCATAGAAACCTGTCAGATG AACACTCTGCTAGGCAAGGACATATTCGCAGCAGTACTGCCCCTATGCAAGAAGAACTATACAGTAATAAGCACTGTATTCCCCAACCCCGACCAAGTGATGAGCAAGTTTGTGCTGAACATCTTCCACCTAAAGCTGCAGAAGTATATTCAAACTAAACTTGCTGACAAAAATGATGTGGAAAAGTACTTGAGGAATCTTTTTGAGATGTATACAAG TACTCAAAGGGTGTGCGATGAGTTGGTAACAGCGGGGCTGGTGTCAGCCGATAGCAACGCCTCCATGGGCGACCTGCGTCGTGAAGCCCTAGTGAACGGAGCCATGGCCGGAGCCAATGACGGGTATGCGGCGCTCGAGACCAGACGACTGCGGGCCGCCATGTCTACCGCCCTCAACGCATATTACAATGAGAAGCAACATGTTAAGAAGCAGATTCAGGGTGGCGG TTTCCAAGAGCTCCGGCGCGACTTGCAAGCGGTGATCGGTACGCGCGCCAACATCAACATCGCGCAGATAGAGAACTACGGCGGGGAGACCTTCCTCAGCGAGCAGCTCGTGCAGAAGATGTTGAATGACGCCAAGACCTCCTTCTTGAGGTGCAAAACT CTGTGCACTGCAAACGAGCTAGCAGGCACGACAGTGGCACTTTTGGAAGTGCTAATCCAGCATTTACTGGTCGAGCACGTGGACTACGCGCTGGATCTCGGCCTCCAGTCCATACCCATCGCGGAGAGCAAGTCTCCGCCTCAG ATTCACTTCTTTGACACAATAAAGCAAGCTAACAAAATTGTGAGGATGTTTGAGGAGCATTTCCAAGAGTCTGTATTACCTTGTTTAGG CACGGCATCGAAGCAAAACGAGTGTGTGAACAAGAAGACGACCATACTGGATCAACTCGAGAACAAGTTAGACGCTGGCTTGGAGCGGGCCATAGCAGCCATAGTCGGGTGGGTCAAGATACACCTGCAGACCGAGCAGAAGAAGACTGACTTCAAGCCTGAAGGAGACATTGACACTCTTGCTTCACAG GCGTGCCTAACAGTGGTGTCGTACCTGAACTCTGTTATGGACAAGATCCACGGCGGTCTGGAGGGCGACAACCTCAACGCGGCGACGCTCGAGCTGGCCGTACGCCTGCATCGCGTCATATACGAGCATCTACAGAACTTCCAGTTCAACTCTGCTG GAGCTATGATAGCGATATGCGACGTGAAGGAGTACCGGTCGGCGGTGTGCGGCCGCGGGCcgcgggcggcgccggcgccggcgcacgcGCTGTTCGATGCGCTGCACGCGCTCTGCAATCTGCTTCTCGTCAAGCCCGAGAACCTGCACCAGGTCTGCGAGGGAGAAACTCTG GCCGAGTTGGACCACTCGATCCTGCTCAACTTCATCCAGCTGCGCTCCGACTACAAGAGTCACAAGTTGGCGAGCTTCCTCAAAGGACTGGCGTAA
- the LOC126374926 gene encoding testis-specific serine/threonine-protein kinase 2, with product MAERLSPRSSEVNALEQRGYLIGKKVGQGSYATVHLAEYCDASSPKRMHLACKIFDKEKAPRDFLEKFFPRELDILTKIENPHIIQVHSILQRGPRVFIFMRYADNGDLLDFIKRNGAVPENQAKLWFRQMASGLQYLHSKNIAHRDLKCENILLSRRFNVKLADFGFARFCTDGENRRVLSQTYCGSAAYAAPEVVSGTPYNPKLADVWSLGIILFIMLNASMPFDDSNLRKLLKDQMSRSWVFRSRIRDTVSAAAKSIVRHILEPDITLRLTLDRVLSHEWTRPRKDKSASLMGRLVQSAPSAPHAGGKREHDEAGPSAGARVSGDHRDTERERHDDINMRAHD from the coding sequence ATGGCTGAGCGCCTCAGCCCTCGAAGCTCCGAGGTGAATGCCTTGGAACAACGAGGCTACCTCATCGGCAAGAAAGTCGGACAGGGATCTTATGCCACCGTTCACCTGGCTGAATACTGCGATGCGTCCAGCCCTAAACGCATGCACCTTGCGTGCAAGATCTTCGACAAGGAAAAAGCGCCTCGAGATTTTTTAGAAAAGTTTTTCCCTCGCGAACTCGATATACTGACCAAGATTGAAAACCCGCATATCATCCAAGTACACAGTATCTTGCAGCGCGGTCCGAGAGTGTTCATCTTCATGAGATATGCTGATAACGGAGATTTACTGGACTTTATCAAACGCAATGGAGCCGTGCCGGAAAATCAAGCGAAGCTGTGGTTTCGACAGATGGCCAGTGGTTTGCAATATCTCCACAGCAAAAATATCGCTCATCGTGATTTGAAATGTGAGAATATTCTGCTTTCAAGGCGATTCAATGTGAAGCTGGCTGATTTTGGGTTCGCGAGATTTTGCACGGATGGTGAAAATCGGCGCGTGCTGAGTCAGACGTACTGCGGGTCCGCCGCCTACGCAGCCCCCGAGGTGGTGAGCGGCACACCCTACAATCCCAAGCTGGCAGACGTTTGGTCTCTGGGCATCATATTGTTCATCATGCTGAATGCGTCGATGCCGTTCGACGATTCGAACCTGCGCAAGTTGCTGAAAGACCAAATGTCGCGCAGCTGGGTGTTCCGTTCGAGGATCCGCGACACGGTGTCGGCGGCGGCTAAGTCGATCGTGCGGCACATCCTGGAGCCGGACATCACGCTGCGGCTGACGCTGGACCGCGTGCTGTCGCACGAATGGACGCGGCCGCGCAAGGACAAGAGCGCTAGCTTGATGGGGCGGCTGGTGCAATCGGCGCCGTCGGCCCCGCACGCGGGCGGCAAGCGCGAGCACGACGAGGCAGGCCCGTCGGCCGGCGCGCGCGTGTCCGGCGACCACCGCGACACGGAGCGCGAGCGCCACGACGACATCAACATGCGCGCACACGACTGA
- the LOC126375065 gene encoding uncharacterized protein LOC126375065, with product MNALAFSFITILSIISLNIAHEVVVYEYGSHVPGDQVAFLFSSTIPAYTPYQTLNLTHNNSHFVKNYTYVRVEYQNAASKVNIHYNPRTLELTFFVKLPFVETFFQIEGYSLSVELAKKMEEEKKLKNQTVPSKLSYTDAEKVFRSNF from the exons ATGAACGCGCTTGCGTTTTCATTTATTACGATCCTATCGATTATTAGCTTAAACATCGCTCACGAAGTTGTGGTTTACGAATACG GGTCCCATGTGCCAGGCGATCAAGTGGCTTTCCTTTTCAGCAGTACCATCCCTGCTTATACACCGTACCAAACCTTGAATCTTACG CACAACAATTCACATTTTGTCAAGAACTACACGTACGTTAGGGTAGAATATCAGAACGCAGCCTCAAAAGTGAACATTCATTACAACCCACGCACCCTGGAGTTAACATTCTTCGTAAAATTACCATTTGTCGAGACATTCTTTCAAATCGAGGGTTACAGCTTGTCAGTTGAATTAGCAAAGAAAatggaagaagagaagaaacTTAAAAACCAAACTGTGCCCAGTAAGCTATCTTACACCGATGCTGAAAAAGTATTTCGTTCTAATTTCTAA